Genomic DNA from Candidatus Koribacter versatilis Ellin345:
CGCCTTCGTTGCATATCTGAGTCCCCCGGCTGCAGCCGGGGCGCTACCGGTTAGGAGGCGCCGTTCGCGTGGAGGTATGCGTCGATGCCCGCAGCGGCCTTACGGCCTTCGGCGATGGCCCATACCACCAGCGATTGGCCGCGTCGCATATCGCCCGCGGCAAAGACGCCTGTGACCGAGGTCATGGAGTTGTTGTCGGTCTGCACGTTACCGCGCGGATCGAGGGCAACGCCGAGTTGCTCGATCATGCCGTTGCGCACCGGGCCGGTGAAGCCCATCGCAAGCAACACGAGATCGGCTTCCACGACGAACTCGGTGCCGGCGATCGGTTCGAATTTCGGCGGTGGACCGATCTGAACGCCGTGCAGTTGTTTCACGTTGCCATGTTCATCGCCGGTGAATTGCGCGGTTGCGACCGACCACTGGCGATCGCCGCCTTCTTCGTGCGAGCTCTCGGTACGCAGTTGCAGCGGCCATAGCGGCCACGGCGTCTGCCCCGCGCGCTCCTGAGGCGGCATCGGCATGATCTCGTATTGACGGACAGACTTTGCACCCTGGCGATGCGAAGTGCCGAGACAATCGGCTCCGGTATCGCCGCCGCCGATGATGACGACATGCTTTCCCGTCGCGAGGATCTCTTTGTCGTTCACAGCTAGACCGGAGTTACGCCGGTTTTGTTGTGGCAGGAACTCCATCGCAAAGTGAATACCCTTGAGTTCGCGGCCGGGAACGGAGAGGTCGCGCGGCTGCTCAGCGCCGCCGGAGAGCAACACCACATCGTGTTCCGATCGAAGCTGCTCGACCGAGACGTTGACGCCGACGTGTGCGCTGGTCACGAACTGAACGCCCTCGGCTTCCATCTGGGCGACGCGACGATCCACAACGTGCTTCTCGAGCTTGAAGTTCGGGATGCCATAGCGAAGCAGACCACCAACGTGGTCAGCCTTCTCGTAGACGGTGACGGTGTGTCCGGCGCGGCGGAGTTGCTGCGCGGCTGCGAGGCCAGCGGGGCCTGAGCCGATGACCACGACCTTCTTGCCGGTTTCGGCCTTCGGCGGCTCGGGGTTGATCCATCCTTGGGCGAAGGCACGCTCGATGATCGTTTTCTCGATCTGCTTGATGGTGACCGGCGGCTGATTGATGCCGAGAACGCAGGAAGCTTCGCAGGGCGCGGGGCAGATGCGTCCGGTGAACTCCGGAAAATTGTTCGTGGCGTGGAGACGGCGAACCGCCTCGCGCCAGCGTCCGCGGTACACGAGGTCATTCCAGTTGGGAATGTTGTTGTTGACCGGGCATCCGGTGTGACAGAAGGGCACACCGCAATCCATGCAGCGTGCGCCCTGCTCTTGAAGGCTCTGCTCAGGGAAGTCCTGGTAGATCTCGAACCAGTCGTTGATGCGCTCGATCACGGGCCGGCGCTGCGGGAGTTCGCGGGTGTATTCGAGGAACCCGGTGGTCTTACCCATGCTGCACCTCCGCGGCTACCGGCGTTGGCTGGTGAACGATCAATGGAGGCGCGGCTTCGACCTTGCGCAATACGCGCTTGTATTCGTGTGGGAAAACCTTCACGAAGCGCGGCAGCGTGTCGGCCCAGTGCTGGAGGATCCAGCGCGCGCGGGAGCTGCCGGTGAGCACCATGTGTCTTGAGATCAAGCGGCGAAGGAATTCTTCGTCTTCGGTTTCGAGGGGATCGAGATCAACAGACGCGGTGTTGCAACGTTTCTGTGTAAAGTCGTCGCGCTCGTCGAAGACGTAGGCGATGCCGCCACTCATGCCCGCGGCGAAGTTGCGTCCGCAGGCACCGAGGACGACGACAGTGCCGTTGGTCATGTACTCGCAGCCGTGATCGCCGAGGCCTTCGACGATCGCAGTCGCCCCAGAGTTGCGAAC
This window encodes:
- a CDS encoding glutamate synthase subunit beta; translation: MGKTTGFLEYTRELPQRRPVIERINDWFEIYQDFPEQSLQEQGARCMDCGVPFCHTGCPVNNNIPNWNDLVYRGRWREAVRRLHATNNFPEFTGRICPAPCEASCVLGINQPPVTIKQIEKTIIERAFAQGWINPEPPKAETGKKVVVIGSGPAGLAAAQQLRRAGHTVTVYEKADHVGGLLRYGIPNFKLEKHVVDRRVAQMEAEGVQFVTSAHVGVNVSVEQLRSEHDVVLLSGGAEQPRDLSVPGRELKGIHFAMEFLPQQNRRNSGLAVNDKEILATGKHVVIIGGGDTGADCLGTSHRQGAKSVRQYEIMPMPPQERAGQTPWPLWPLQLRTESSHEEGGDRQWSVATAQFTGDEHGNVKQLHGVQIGPPPKFEPIAGTEFVVEADLVLLAMGFTGPVRNGMIEQLGVALDPRGNVQTDNNSMTSVTGVFAAGDMRRGQSLVVWAIAEGRKAAAGIDAYLHANGAS